DNA sequence from the Mangifera indica cultivar Alphonso chromosome 18, CATAS_Mindica_2.1, whole genome shotgun sequence genome:
attagtgtaTTAAGTATGGTTGTTAAAACTTAAACGTTTTTAtgtcaaattttagaaaaatataaattgaaatgaatatctagtaaatctatatatacaaacaattcttatgaacttatttatataactaacTTGTCAATATGTATATTGAGTGAATTtaaagtgtaaaaaaaaaaaaataatcacatcacctaataatatgttatcatatcagtttatataagtaatttaatttatgagtATTACGCTAACTTATTATTTGACTTATGCATAAATTGCTTTGGTAAACAATGGCATCAAAAGGTCATTGACAATGTGAACGATGACACTATTGGGATGAGTAATGCCATCAGATAAATAAACGAatcaatttcaaaccaaacaaaattagaattttaactcaaaatcaatttatttaagcTAGTAAACAATGTCACCGAAAGGTCATCGATGGTGTAAATAGTATCATCGGAAAGATAAACAGTGTCACCAACAAGATGATTAGTGTTATTGGATGAACAAACGAGTTGATCTCAAAACAAGCTACTAAGTTGAAatttcaactcaaaatcaatttgTTTGAGTTAATACTGAATGCCACTCTAAGGTCAACAATGGTGTGAACAACATGATCTAAGGGGTGAACAGTAtcactaataaaataaacattattaTCGGACGGATAAACATGACAATTTTAAGTCAAACCACTAAGGTGGAATTTCAATTCATCATCCATCCGTTCAAGATGAATCATGGATTCTATCTTATATCGGATCCTTACCTACTTAAAATCAATATGAACTTAATCTGAATCcaatacccaaaaaaaagaaagatgaacaAACTAACCACGATAATTGCTTTGATGTTGTCATCGGTCAAGTTAAATTCCTGGTCTTCATTCTTCTGCAAATTCATAAGAACGTCCAAGAAATCTGCAAGTTCATGCTCCTCTTCACTCTCATCTGTCTTCTTCACTGTCGCCTTCTTACTTCTCCGCTCATTGATAATGGCGTCAAACAGTACATCAAGTCTATCATGAATATTCATGAGTTTACTCCTCACTCTGCTGATTGAATCAAGAAATTTGAAGGAAGGAAACACATCAGCCACCGTAAAACCTCCGGCCAAGTCTATACCTGTTAGTCATAATTACATTTAGGAAGAACAGATTAAATATCAAACTATCATGcaaatgcaaattataatttcattcatgaagatcaattaaacatcaaactattatatttataaatcttaaacttcacTTTTCCATATAGCATAACTGATAAAAAACTTACTTTGAtccattgaatttgaaaaaatttaaaggatGTTGATTTCTCCCATTtgattctttaatttaataataaataaaaagaatttcagTTTTTCTATCTGTAAATTGTTGTTGTTAATGTATTATGTATGGTAAGTAAATAGAGACAGGACAAAAGAGTTAACTGAAACTCTTCATCAAAAGTTACATAAAATCAGGtcttttcatcataaaatattaatgtcaTAGGAGTGATAAATCTTATAATACCTTCATCAATGGCATTCAAGAACGCCTCCTGATCTTTCATTTTCTGCCCAAAAGCTGCTCTAGTGGTGACGCCAAACGTCATCGCATAAATTTCCCTGCTGATGTTTACCTTCCTTCCAGCTCTTGAAGAAATCGAGCTAACAAGCTTCGCCACTTCTTCTTCCCGAATCGATCTAAAAGACAAGACAGATTTCGGAGTTAAAAGCTGGGTTATGCAGATCTTCCGCAGCTGTTGCCAGTAGTGCCCAAATGGAGCAAAAACAATGTCAGTGCAGCCATAAGTGATAATATCTGCAGCAAGAACAGCAGGCCTTTGAGCGAAGTTATTGTCATGGGTTCTCATGACTTCCCTTGCAGCTTCAGGCGAAGAAATGATGACAGTGGGGATTTGGCCGAGCTGTAAGTACATAACAGGGCCATATTTCTTTGCCAGATCTGTCAGTTTGCGATGAGGGTTAGTGCCGATGAATAGGAGCATGTTTCCTATCAGTGGCAGCCTCCATGGCCCTGGTGGTAATCTGGAGCTTGATTTCTTGGCTATGGAGTCCTTCAAGGCAATGaaggtgaagatgaagatgatagGCAGGATCAGAAAATAGGAATCTTGGAGCTCCATGACAGTTGGGAGATGGAGATCAGTGTAGAGAGATTAGAGATTTTCCCTTCTTATATATAGATTAATACTTTATTAGAGCTAGTAATACTAATTTAATAAAGTAGTTGTCACACCTCCACTAGTAGAGGAATGAgatgatatttaaaattgtaattgtGGAGGTTGAAAATTGCAAAAACAATAAGTATATCAGATCATGCGTGCAATTTGTTATAAGATGGTTGAGAACAGTTATAAGACTTTGAagtattgaataaaatattatttttaagatgaaTTGATCTATTATTTGAAAGTTTACATTTACTGTTATCTTTTTAgtctttctttttataatttgataatgtaATAGAATAAATTGTCTAAAATATCGTCCCAAGGCCCTTATATCATCCTAAATTTATAAGACAAGGGCTCAAGATTACAAGtgtaattaataattgaatgttttttatatgatatgaGTTGATTGTTTTTCAATGGTGGgtgtatatattataaacaGTAATCAcacgataataaaaaattataagagcaatactatgtatacccactttggatacacaaatatatacacactcatatgtgtcattatatgattggttattgttttattcttaattcaaaatcattcaatcatatgatgacacatataaatgtgtatatatttatgtacccaaaataggtatacatagttttattgaaattataattatatgttaagaAAATTGTGAAGAATGATCATTATTGCCAAAAAGTCCTTGTTTTTTGGGATACAAAATTTTTGCTTGCATTGTGTCATGGGCTAGCATGTAGATGACATGACTAAACTTTATATGCAATTTATATAGTCAGTCACTATGTATAGGCCAATTCTTtatgttcattatttttatgagtttgatCAAAGAAAAGTCTAACcgtataacaataataaatatttaatcaaattatatgtaGTGACGAACCTAGAGAtacaatataaaagaataaaattatgtaaaaataaaaatataagagatcgattaaaaaatgatgaaatttaaaaaggatCGACGTGAGATTTTAAggattatttaaatatttttaatatattaaagtaataatttttcatatctaaaAAGATATTAGATACTCATTTTTCATACCCATGAGGGTAACTACAAATGTTTAAAACCCAAGGGTAATTAGGTGACCCTCTTTAGTCTTTTTGGGTTCGCCACTAACCATGTGcacaattttgtatataaacagtGACAtctcatcatataattgagacttgttttatctctaatcaaaattatctaattatataatgatatatcattatttatatacaaattatgcACCTAGCACTACTCTGATGGATTAAATGACACTTTTATCATAATCTTACATTTATAagacatttttattaaaaaaaataaattaaaacaaaagacCATGGGGGAACacttatcattaaaaaatgtaaacctTAACTTCATAAAGGGTATAAGATAATTTCATGTATGATTTAATTTCATGTAAAATAAGATACTTAAACTACCAATACAAAAATGCCAAGTATCCTAAACATTCTAGTTGATTTATGCAGAAAACACATTCTAAATGAATTACAGCAATAACTTATATGAAGTAAACACAATTTTAgcaatttttgtcatttgttcaacttaattaattgaaaaatcaaaagtgTTTCAACGAAGGACTTGATTAATCACCAAAGATTTTGTtcttctagaaaaaaaaaaaaaaaaaccattgtCAGGACTAGTGTCATCAAAAACTCATATATCCTCGATTCATGATAAAACCTGGGTCCGGTGGCCAGTCCAACAAATATtcattagataaataaaaaatttaatcttaaaatgtcatcaaaagagatttaaattaatattcttttatgtataaaattttctctattGTCACTCAAGCTATCCCTTGAAggcaattatttattttttctaaagcttcaaaatcatccaatcacacgTCGTCAtcttatgaataaaaattttttgcacatattttattaattatagaaattCCTTGCATGTACAAGGTATCATGTATAAAAATGGTgagaaagaaataattaaagcaAAGAAAAATGGCACATGTGtgcaaggttttcaaaaccggaCCGAAATAAAAGCCGTTTTAAGTACCGGTTTCAGTCAGACCGATTGAACCGTTTGGACCGGTCGATTGGATCGTTTGGAccggttttatgtaaaaacctaaaaaataatattttattattaattacaaaactttCCAGGCATTCAAAAAATagtaattcaaaaaataaacttttttccaGGCATTCCAAACTTGCAATATATACTGTTTCAATCAAGCAtggtttatatatgtaaatactTTTTCAATACTGTTTCAAAGCATTGGAAGGAATCACACCAGCTTCCCGTCGTTGCCTGAGAAGTCGCCGGTCACAACAGCAACGGAACTCCTCGTCGTCGGCCACCGTCTGAGACTGAGAAGTCGCCGTGAAAGCTTGCAATTTAGCCGTGAAGCTGCTGTCTTGTGAGCCTGCAAACCAACAGCCCTCGGCAGCTTCGTCGTCGTCGGCAGGCGTCTTTAAACGGTCGTCGGCAACAGATGAATCGACGACCGTCTCAACTTGTGACGTCGGAGCAAGTCGTCGGCTGCAGCAAATCCCTTTGCGTCTGCGTGCACTGCAAGTAACAGGaggaaagttttatataaaCTGCGTCTGCGTGCACAGCAAATTCCTTTTGAACCAGTGGACCGCCCTAACCGGGTTGGACCGCGGTTCAGATGCGAACCGGCGGTTCGACCGCGGTCCAATCCGATTTTAATCCTAAAACGGTTCTGAGCTTAAAAACAGACGGCTACAGTGCCGGTTCACGGTCCGGCCGGTCCAACCGTCCGGTCCGGTCCGGTTTTTAAACCCTTGCATGTGTGGTTAATGTGAAAACATAAGCCTATATAATTGGTTGATTCCAAGtgttaattatttgagtaaGACTATATTTATCAACTTTTCTTATTAACATATTCacacaaaatgatattttaacatGACGGAAtggtttaaataattaaatcattcaaaCAAATGAATTCATATCTAATTGTACGAATAAATTATTTCCTCTTCGTTTGATCACGTGTGACATTAATATTCATTGTTGTTCTTTTGAAacttagaaaactaataatgaCAGCAAACACATTACTTGCAATTGGGTACTCACCTAGGTACCTAATTACATTTTAGTTTCTATTAATGCAGAATGTTTGATGTTGTTTAAAATTTGGGTTTATGGCAATGCAATGTTAGAATTGAACACTTGTGACTCCAAAGTAGAAGAAACTTACTAAGGAATCCAGCTTATAAAGAAAGTCATTTTGTGTTGAAATAGCATATGCTAGAGTGGATTTGAGTTGAGCCAAATACGTACAAAGGTAAGCTCAAGTTCGACTTGAATCTAAAACAATCAACTTAAGattgaactcaactcatttgaattgtcaaaaaagaagaaaaattgtcgATGATGCAAGCTCTGGTTTGAGCTACACcaagtttgaaataaaaaatttttagctCAAATTAGGTTCATTCAAATAGAACATTGATTTGAGTTGCTCGAGCAGTTCAAATCGAATGCACCCTTAAGCATACTATTTGGGTTTAGGGTAATGCAATGTGAGAATTGAACACCTGTGACTTCAGAGCAGAAGAACATCCAAGtcaaaaaaaactcaaaagtgTTTCAAGTAGCACATGATTGTTCCCTGTATCCGCCTACTCCCCTTGCCCTGGATATTGAAATAGACAATGTTAAGGTTGTGCACTTGTCCTCAATTTATAGgataacttttattataataagagCACTTAGGTTTCAAATGGggtagaaaaatatattatgacaTTTTAGGTCTTGAGGGCAACCACTTGAGTTGATTGTAGAAGGTCTCCGGTgccttggttgaccaaaaaaTGAGAGGTTTCAGACTTCTTGAATTGTCTAAAAAATGAGAGACTCTGAACTTTTTCAATTGTCCGGTTTATCTTTGTAACCCTccaattaatgaaataatttttattttattatatttttgtatttaattttctgttttaattgCACAAAggttgggttcctaacaaataATAGAGGCAttgaattatcatattttttctactTAAGGGagagaacttttttttttcctatcgAAGAGCCTGAACTCTTGTATGTTTTTGAAAATCCACATCTTAAATCAGCAATTCATGAATTTGAATAACCACTTACAGAATTCAAATCACCGAGCTTTGTAATCCTTTGGCTCCAGTATTTGAAATCTCTACCTCAATGCCCGTGCATTTATCATAACTTTAGTCTTGGCAGGTTTTTCATATCCCAAAATCTCGCATCTCTTCCAACTTTTGGAGGTAACATAGGCAACCAActtcaaatatttcaattctACAAGGCATTCTTCATCGAATGTGAATGAAAGAGattacaagaagaaaaagagatttctttgattttatctATCTGAACTAAACTCTTCATCTTAGCTCACTCTAATTTTGTGACACTGACtctatataacttttatatacaaaacCTAATTGACAGATACTTGACATGTCTACTGGCTGCTTGCATTTTCACAAGTTGTACTTGCACTATAGTAGTCGATTCAGTTCACAGGTCATACCCTCTATATTCAACTACAATAGCATGCAGATAGAGTCCTGGCTACTATATTTACTTCGAAAAAACTCCATAGTTCATAACACACCTCCATATGAGATCAATGATAAGGTACAAGAATAACTCTATCAGTCTAGTCCCTCCTCTATCACCATAGATCTCCTTGAAAATTCACCTTTTCAATCTATAATTCCTAAATCCAGATAACCCTTTATAGAATTCGGATCACCACTATACACACATGCatgcgcacacacacacacacacactcggATCACCACTATACACACATGCatgcgcacacacacacacacacacacacatatatatataagtgtttgCATAATCAAGGTCATGTTTGTAAGATTATTCGAAATGTTTGTAAGTGTGGTATTATTCGAAATGTTTCCACTCACCCAAAAGGTTGATGAGGATGATAAGGAACTGGAATCAACTCAAGGTCATGTTTTCTTCTCAAAGTAAGCCCAAAACCCTCATGTCAAGATCTTCCAGCTTTCCTCCATTGGGAAGCTTCCAATCAAAATGATACAGCAGCTGAGCTAGTGGGAGCTCCACATTGGCAACACCCATTATAATTCCAGGACAGATTCTTCTTCCAGCTCCAAATGGGATGAACTCAAAATTGGCCCCCTTGTAATCCAATGAGCTCTCAAGAAACCTCTCAGGAATATACTCCTCGGGCTGGCTCCAATGGCCAGGGTCCCTCCCTATTGCCCAAGCATTTACCAGGACTATGGTTTTTACAGGAATCTGGTGTCCGAAAATCTCACAGCTTTTTCTGCATTCCCTGGGAAGTAACAGTGGAGCTGCAGGATGGAGTCTCATGGATTCTTTGATGGCTGCCTTTAGATATTTCAGTTCATGAAGGCCTCCTTCATCGACTGTTCCTTTTGTTTGGAAGACGCTCCTCACCTCTGCCTGTGCCTTCTCCAGGACTCTGGGATTTTTCAGCATATCTGACAGTGCCCATTCTAGAGTTGTGGAAGATGTATCACTCCCAGCAGTGAAAACATCCTGAAATAGCATGAAAATTTTGCTATGTGACCATTTTTCATGGGTTATTAAAGAGGGATTGAAACGTTAATGTGTCATCCATGAATTGACCATTTTTGTTTGTACCCGGACATACACATTAGTGTTTGTACCcatatttatacctattattaGTGTATTAAGTACGGTTGTTGCCAGAAAGCCAATAatgatgtaaaaaatattatctaagGGGTGAACAATAAAACTGATGTAATAAATTGTACTatcatataaacaaataaattaatcttaagtTAAATTActgaattaaagttttaattcgaAATTAATTTGTTCGAATTGAACCATGGATTTGATCTGATATAGGATCCCCCGCTACTTAAAGTCAGTATGAACTTAATCTGAAACtgatagaaaaagagaaagataaacAAACTAACCAGTCACGATAACTGCTTTGATGTTGTCATCGGTCAAGGTAAATTCCTGGTCTCCATTCTTCTGCAATTTAATAAGAAAGTCCAAGAAATCTGTACGTCCTTGTTCCTTTTCACTCTCATCCGTCTTCTTCCTTgtttccttcttccttttccACTCATCGATAATGGCGTCAAACAGTAAATCAAGTCTGTCATGAATGTCCATGAGTTTACTCCTCACCCTGCTGATTGAATCAAGAAATTTGAAGGAAACACATCAGCCACCGTAAAACCTCCTGCCAAATATAAACCTTCATCAATGGCATTCGAAAACGCCTCCTGATCTTTCATTTTCTGCCCAAAAGCTGCTCTCGTGATGATGCCAGACATCATGGCATAAATTTCCCTGCTGAAGTTTATCTTCCCTCCAGCTCTTGAAGAAATCGAGCTAACAAGCTTCGACACTTCTTCTTCCCGAATCGATCTGAAAGACAAGACGGATTTCGGAGTTAACAGCTGGGTTGTGCAGATCTTTATTAGCTGTTGCCAATTGTGCCCAAATGGAGCAAACAAAATGTCAGTGCAGCCATAAGCAGCATTATCTGCAGCAAGAACAGCAGGCTTTTAAGCGAAGTTATTGCCATGGACTCTCATGACTTCTCTTGCATCTTTAGGCGAAGAAATAATGACAGTGGGGATTTGGCCGAGCTGTAAGTACATAACAGGGCCATATTTCTTTGCCAAATCGCTCAGTTTTCGATGAGGGTTTGTGCCAATGAATTGGAGCATGTTTCCTATCAATGGCAGCCTCCACGGCCCTGGTGGTAATCTTGAACTTGATTTCTTGGCTATGGAGCCCTTCAGGGCAAATaaggtgaagatgaagatgatagGCAGGATCAGAAAATAAGAATCTTGGAGCTCAATGACAGTTGGGATATGGAGATCAGTGTAGAGAGATTAAAggttttctcttcttatttaGGTTTattatttcccaccaaggtttggtATAAACTCAACTTTCCGtctgttaactattaaaaacctaaattttcacctatttgttaaattttattattattgttaaaggtaaaattattatttattaaaatatttatttaaaaaaactaaaaattcataacatt
Encoded proteins:
- the LOC123201648 gene encoding desmethyl-deoxy-podophyllotoxin synthase-like; its protein translation is MELQDSYFLILPIIFIFTFIALKDSIAKKSSSRLPPGPWRLPLIGNMLLFIGTNPHRKLTDLAKKYGPVMYLQLGQIPTVIISSPEAAREVMRTHDNNFAQRPAVLAADIITYGCTDIVFAPFGHYWQQLRKICITQLLTPKSVLSFRSIREEEVAKLVSSISSRAGRKVNISREIYAMTFGVTTRAAFGQKMKDQEAFLNAIDEGIDLAGGFTVADVFPSFKFLDSISRVRSKLMNIHDRLDVLFDAIINERRSKKATVKKTDESEEEHELADFLDVLMNLQKNEDQEFNLTDDNIKAIIVDVFTAGSDTSSTTLEWALSEMLKNPRVLEKAQAEVRSVFQTKGTVDEGGLHELKYLKSAIKESMRLHPAAPLLLPRECRKSCEIFGCQIPVKTKVLVNAWAIGRDPSHWSQPEEYIPERFLESSLDYKGGHFEFIPFGAGRRICPGIIMGVANVELPLAQLLFHFDWKLPNGGKLEDLDMSEGFGLAVRRKHDLELIPVPYHPPQLVG
- the LOC123201304 gene encoding desmethyl-deoxy-podophyllotoxin synthase-like; this encodes MLFQDVFTAGSDTSSTTLEWALSDMLKNPRVLEKAQAEVRSVFQTKGTVDEGGLHELKYLKAAIKESMRLHPAAPLLLPRECRKSCEIFGHQIPVKTIVLVNAWAIGRDPGHWSQPEEYIPERFLESSLDYKGANFEFIPFGAGRRICPGIIMGVANVELPLAQLLYHFDWKLPNGGKLEDLDMRVLGLL